The following proteins are encoded in a genomic region of Galbibacter sp. BG1:
- a CDS encoding glycoside hydrolase family 99-like domain-containing protein yields MKKINNIILFVGIVMLALSCDNTDTPTAEDNFLNYEVESVPVTEDYIVGANYNRFTWDPDITEQPVLGQYDASNGDPVAYQEHIEMAKQGGIDFFIFGMRSGVNPANYSSDSLYVETLQTAPNAGEVNFALNYNFQAMGLNNNTSIESAGLVQQFIDDFTAMSYFFQQSNYMKTDDGKAIVYISQANDLTSDDSVTLYNNMRAAVNSLGIELYIIGIQPAWTPPLRWDFRFENAVDAVSHATYMVVTRAFYDRFELFEQYTDQALTFAKEEFERVGLEYVPQVSPSYDPRIWNPNSGNYVFPKDEETFRTFCDVAKKATSSKRIITVDAFNNWNFDTQLEPAQSYGTQYLEILRDEFKVN; encoded by the coding sequence ATGAAAAAAATAAATAACATAATACTATTTGTGGGTATTGTTATGCTCGCCCTGTCTTGCGACAATACCGACACACCTACGGCAGAAGATAATTTTCTTAACTACGAGGTGGAAAGCGTACCTGTAACCGAGGACTATATCGTGGGTGCAAACTATAATAGATTTACTTGGGATCCCGATATTACCGAACAGCCCGTACTTGGACAATATGATGCCAGTAATGGAGACCCTGTAGCTTATCAAGAGCATATCGAGATGGCAAAACAAGGAGGAATTGATTTCTTTATTTTTGGAATGAGATCGGGAGTAAATCCTGCTAATTATTCCTCTGATAGTTTATATGTGGAAACACTGCAAACTGCTCCAAATGCAGGAGAAGTTAATTTCGCTCTAAATTATAATTTTCAGGCAATGGGTCTAAACAACAATACTTCCATCGAAAGTGCAGGTTTGGTCCAACAGTTTATCGATGATTTCACTGCTATGAGTTATTTCTTTCAGCAATCCAATTACATGAAAACTGACGACGGTAAGGCTATCGTATACATATCTCAAGCCAACGATTTAACATCTGATGACAGCGTAACTTTATACAACAATATGAGAGCTGCTGTCAATAGTCTTGGGATAGAGTTGTACATAATAGGAATTCAACCAGCTTGGACACCTCCCCTAAGATGGGATTTCAGATTTGAGAATGCGGTAGATGCTGTTAGCCACGCTACTTATATGGTAGTGACAAGAGCTTTTTACGACAGGTTTGAACTATTTGAACAATACACAGATCAGGCATTAACTTTTGCAAAGGAAGAATTCGAAAGAGTTGGTTTGGAATATGTGCCACAAGTTTCACCATCCTACGATCCTAGGATTTGGAACCCCAATAGCGGTAATTATGTTTTTCCCAAAGATGAAGAAACTTTTAGAACTTTCTGTGACGTAGCCAAGAAAGCTACATCTTCGAAGAGAATAATTACGGTAGATGCTTTTAACAATTGGAACTTTGATACACAACTGGAACCTGCCCAAAGTTACGGTACACAGTATTTGGAAATTTTAAGGGATGAATTTAAAGTAAATTAG
- a CDS encoding SusD/RagB family nutrient-binding outer membrane lipoprotein: MNKLSNNIILLALLFLGMISCTRDFEDINTNPNQFSTATPNALMTGAMKTSLDLVGGEMNLWMFLSYARYAGGLQGNEFHSFGIFEQFVNNYWRDLYVDAIKPCESIMEIYGEDPNYSNRVEVAKIWASYNYSIIISTWGPVPISQALSIDNLPDVLYDTEEEAYTIILDRLKEASASIDPSGDTFINNQDVLYGGDMTKWKKFANTLRLKIALRIVDAFPALASQHINEVIANESLLIMNPSENAMLSWGDDQQNWSTFYNQQTIIQNENHIPKINDDLYLYLNTYNDPRITAFAAEAEEKVRFVDSLEEGGGSSTKIAVEYAVPYLGEPLGTNANRTLDAWGLNEADNPIRDYVFENYSNYNNEFMKADASFTIISSEETMFMLSELALKGFNTSNSAENYYINAIKASFARYNVSGVDDYLTQDGIAWGTTSTGQRNYNGIVTTGITTNLERIITQRWIAMFFQGHDGWCLQKRTREIDWAPFLNPADRLGVDFLDFPERMAFPLSEIVENPNGYQDGVNKLGGEDNLVTKLKMNSTEEGINWNNADASFNSDYISEYYGPSVDDLLSNGLIEVDLTTGTPQEIQAKQQLVNDGKAFVKL; the protein is encoded by the coding sequence ATGAATAAATTATCAAATAATATCATTTTATTGGCGCTATTATTTTTAGGAATGATAAGTTGTACAAGAGATTTTGAAGACATTAACACAAATCCGAACCAGTTTTCTACTGCTACGCCCAATGCCTTGATGACGGGAGCAATGAAAACCAGTTTAGATTTGGTTGGGGGGGAAATGAACTTATGGATGTTTCTATCCTATGCAAGGTATGCAGGAGGGTTGCAAGGGAACGAATTCCATTCTTTTGGTATCTTTGAACAATTCGTTAACAATTACTGGCGGGATCTATATGTAGATGCCATAAAACCATGCGAATCCATAATGGAAATCTATGGAGAAGACCCAAACTATTCCAACAGGGTCGAAGTTGCAAAAATTTGGGCGAGCTATAATTACTCTATTATTATTTCAACTTGGGGGCCAGTACCCATTAGCCAAGCCTTAAGTATCGATAATCTACCCGATGTATTATACGATACCGAAGAAGAGGCTTACACAATTATTTTGGATAGATTAAAAGAAGCCAGTGCATCAATAGATCCATCAGGAGACACCTTCATCAATAATCAAGATGTTCTTTATGGGGGTGATATGACAAAATGGAAAAAATTTGCAAATACGCTGCGCCTTAAAATAGCATTGAGAATTGTAGATGCTTTTCCTGCCTTGGCATCCCAGCACATTAATGAGGTAATTGCAAACGAGTCCTTATTAATTATGAATCCATCCGAAAACGCCATGTTATCTTGGGGGGATGATCAACAAAACTGGAGTACTTTTTACAATCAGCAGACAATCATACAAAATGAAAACCATATTCCTAAGATAAACGACGACTTATACCTTTACCTAAATACTTATAACGATCCACGAATCACAGCGTTTGCTGCAGAAGCGGAAGAAAAGGTAAGATTTGTTGATTCGTTGGAAGAAGGCGGAGGAAGCTCTACTAAAATTGCAGTGGAATATGCAGTACCCTATTTGGGAGAACCTCTTGGTACCAATGCAAACCGTACTTTGGATGCGTGGGGCCTAAACGAAGCAGATAACCCTATAAGGGATTATGTATTTGAAAATTATTCCAATTACAATAATGAATTCATGAAAGCAGACGCCAGTTTCACTATAATTTCATCCGAAGAAACTATGTTTATGCTTTCAGAATTAGCTCTAAAAGGATTTAATACCTCCAACAGTGCCGAAAATTATTATATTAATGCTATTAAGGCCTCTTTTGCAAGATATAATGTTTCGGGAGTAGATGATTATTTAACGCAAGACGGTATTGCATGGGGAACTACTTCAACCGGACAGCGAAACTACAATGGCATAGTAACTACAGGTATAACAACAAATCTAGAAAGGATAATAACCCAAAGGTGGATTGCGATGTTTTTCCAAGGTCACGACGGATGGTGTCTTCAGAAAAGAACTAGAGAAATAGACTGGGCTCCTTTCCTTAATCCTGCAGATAGGCTTGGCGTAGATTTTCTGGATTTCCCTGAACGTATGGCCTTTCCATTATCCGAAATTGTTGAAAACCCTAATGGATATCAAGATGGAGTGAACAAGTTGGGTGGTGAAGACAATCTTGTAACCAAACTTAAGATGAACAGCACAGAAGAAGGTATAAATTGGAACAATGCGGATGCAAGTTTTAATTCAGATTATATTTCCGAATACTATGGCCCGTCCGTTGATGATTTACTTTCAAATGGACTTATAGAAGTAGATCTTACAACTGGTACTCCTCAAGAAATCCAAGCTAAACAGCAACTTGTAAATGATGGTAAAGCATTTGTAAAACTGTAA